The sequence below is a genomic window from Salicibibacter cibarius.
TCCAATACTTTTTGGCAATCTTCAACATTGACACCTGATTCCTCCGCAACTTTTGTGACTACTTCTGTATTATTCACTGGATTCTTCTCCTTTTTCATTTGGATTTTTAGAGGCTTGCATGAGTCTTTCATGTAAATAAGCAAAGCTGCCAGTTTTGGCCCCTAACGACGTTTCGATCATGTGCGTAAAGGCAGTTGCCTTTTGCATGAGTTCCTGGGGCTGCCACTCGAAAATGCCATCATCAAACACAAGTTGGGCGACAAGCAAAAATTCCACCATTTCCTTTGGATAAGGGGTTGTGAATGAACCTTCCGCTATCCCTTGTTCGACGACATCTGTCAAAACAGGGGTCAGCCGCCGGATGGTTTCGACCAGGCTTTTTTGGTGCATTTCAGCATTGTGAACATCGTGTAACTCTTCAAGCATGCGTTTTTCTCGGCTGGCGTTGGGATTTTGAGCCATAATGATCTGAAATATTTTTTCAGGTGCCTCGAGGTTGGCGTTTGCGGCAATCATCTTGGCAGCTTCGGTCCCGCTGTCTATAAACCGTATGACCACGGCATCCATGACATCTTCTTTGGACCGAAAATAATAATAGAACGTTCCTTTGGCGATCCCAACCATTTGTAATATGTCGTTTATTGTCGTGTTAGCATACCCCTTTGTTGTAAAAAGCGTCTCGGCAACGTCCAAGATTTCGTTTCGTCGTTCTTCGGGGTTTTTTGAGATTCTCATTTTTATACCTTCCTATTTTATTGACCGACCGTCAGTCTATAAAAATGATATCATTACGCGCGTATAAAGTCAAGAGTGATCGGTGACACCGCCAATCCAGCAAATTTCCGTAGTTAAGTTGTTCTGGCCAAAAAACCAATCATTATTCTAGGAAACCCGTACTTGTTGAAGGGCGACTGCATGTTGAGTTAGAGATCTTAACGCTAATTGGGAACCGTTTGACGCTCCCGCTCCTCGATGAGCGGCATTGGATTGAGATAGGGTGGACGCTCTTAGTAGCGATGGTGGAAGGTGCTCTGCTTATGTTTACGCACTTGATATTATTTTCCATTTTCCATATGGGTGTGGATATTGAAGAGGGTTAAAGGTGCCATGGCGCCTGAGCGC
It includes:
- a CDS encoding TetR/AcrR family transcriptional regulator; the protein is MRISKNPEERRNEILDVAETLFTTKGYANTTINDILQMVGIAKGTFYYYFRSKEDVMDAVVIRFIDSGTEAAKMIAANANLEAPEKIFQIIMAQNPNASREKRMLEELHDVHNAEMHQKSLVETIRRLTPVLTDVVEQGIAEGSFTTPYPKEMVEFLLVAQLVFDDGIFEWQPQELMQKATAFTHMIETSLGAKTGSFAYLHERLMQASKNPNEKGEESSE